The following nucleotide sequence is from Flavobacterium sp. N1736.
AGCTGATTTTAAGATCGTTCCTCCTTTATTTACAATATTATTTACACTTCGGGGACCCATTTCTTTGAAATCACCTTCGATCATTCCCTGATACCCTCTGTAAATTCCGATGCATTCTATATTATGATAAGCACATGTTCGAACAACTGATCGTATTGCGGCATTCATTCCTGGTGAGTCTCCTCCTGAAGTTAGAACACCAACTTTTTTTATTGTTTTTGGCATTATTTAAGTATTAAAGTGTAAAATTAGCAAACATTCACCACTTTACAGGTGGTAATTGTCATAAATTAATAAAATATGTTAAATTCAAACGTTTTCGTTAATAAGTTTTTTGATATGAAAAAATTCATTTAAAATAATAAAAGATGTATTTTTTAATTAAATCTCTAAAATTAACAATACATAAATGAAGTGTTATAAAAATCTGTGTGGAACTAAAATTCAAAAATTTTATTAATTTATAAATTTAGCAAAAAAAACCATTATAAAAATGGTTTTGAGAAAGTTAACGTTTTTTAAGCGATTTGCTTAAAAATCATTATCGTCAGGAATATATCCTTCGTTGTTATTATTTTGTTGCGGCTTAGGTTTCTCCTCGTCTTTTTTATCAGATTTCTTTTTATTCTTATCTGTTTCTTTTGAACTTGAGAAATTCAAATAATCCGGATTTACATAAGAATCCGGCAAATCATCAGGAGAACTTTTTAACGATCGTTCTAATTTATGGTTCTTAAATATCTTATTGACCAATTCACTAAAAGTATCAAAATCTACCTCATACGAAATACCAACTCCTTGTGTATAACCAATTCCCTGACCAACATAATTAATATCATTTTCTTTATTAAACAAACGAAGATTCATAGAACCATCTTCATTTACTCTGTAAAGAATTTCAATATCTCCAACAATCGCAGATTCATTAACGCCTCCAACCGGAACTCCTAATTTTCCGTTTATGGATATTTTTTCATTAATTTGAGACGATATATTCGCCACAAACTGACCATCGGCTTCCTGACCAATTCGTTTGTCTGCAGATATAAAGTTCAGGTCAATATTAAACTTATCATTATCTGATTTAATGATTCCACCCAATAAACTGGCAGCAGTTTCAGCAAAAGTTCCAGATAAATCACTTTGATTAAATCCATCCGGACTCATAAACGAACCTGTCGACAGTAAATACAATGCCTGCGTTTGGCGCACATCTTTATCATCTAACTTATATTGTATTTCTGATTTTAAAACATTACTTACAGACGGAAACTGAATATCAAAATTAGGCTCCGGGCTCGTTAAATCTCCTCTTAAACCAATTACAACTTCTACCGGTACTTTTTTATTAAAGGATGAATTATCCAGCAATACAGCAGGATTTGCAGATGTTCTGTAAACGGCTTCAAGATTCAACTGGGCTTTCATCGGGTTACCTTCCCAAATAATAGATCCGCCTTTTTTAACGGCGAATTTTTTATCGATCAAACCTCCGTATTTAAAGTTATAAGTTCCTTCGTATGCCTGGAAATCTCCCCACATATTAAATTTACCCAATGTGTTGATTTTAAATAACAACGAACCATATCCTTTTCCTTTCATACCGTGACCGGAATTTCGATCCAGAATTACTTCGACTTCCGCATCTGGCGTAATATCAAAATCAAACTCCAGTTCAAGTCCGTTATAATTTCGCGTTTTTTCAACAATACCATTTGCGAGATTGTATTTTTCTTTTGGCGTTACAAAATGTATCCAGCTGCTCTCCCCTACACTTTGCACATTATTAATAGGTATCTTAACTTCCGTTCCTTTTTCAGATTTAGCATCTACCTTAATAAACAAACTTTCTGTTGGTCCTTTTATACTTGCTGTACCATTAATAAATGCAGTACCAAAATAAGCCGCATCATCGCTGTCTTTGGTATCAAGTGCCAATAATCGTTTCGTCGTTATGGTTAAATCGAGTTTCCAGTCGCCAAAATTATGATGTTCAATACTTCCGTTCAGCAATCCTTTTGTGCCGTATTTCGTATCGGTTAACTGATTATTTCTAAACAAAAATTTCTCATCAGTTAAATCAATAACCGTTCGATCGCTTAATTCATAATCTGTATTAAGGTACGGAATGGTCATTCCGGCTTTTTCGACATATAATCTACCGTTGATTTCCGGTTTTTTAAGATTCCCCACAACCGCGGCATTTCCGGACACACTTCCTCGAACATTCGACAAAACGTCTCCGCCAACAGTTCCTAAAGTGGCTAAATTAAAGCCTTCAAGTTTTAGCTTTAAGTCCAGAATAGTTTCTTTATTTTCGATCGCAAAACTTCCGTTGGCACTAAACGATTCCGAAAAACCATTTTGTATCGATGAATTTATAGTAAATTTTCTCAGGCTTTCATCTCCCGAAATATCAAAATTTAAAGTACCTAATTCCGTTTTATTTAAGTTAAGATGGTCAATAACAATAGATGCCGTGGGTTGATAAACATCTTTATTCTGTTTAAAATTGACCTTTCCGTTCAAATTACCATTAAACACAAATTTTGAAGTTAACGGCGTAATTTTATTAATATCGACATCTTCAAAATTCAGCACAATATCCTTATAATCCTTTCCTTTTATTTCTCCATTTAAATCAATTTTTTGATCTTCATGCGATAATACAATATTGTCTATATTAAAGTTTTTGAAATTTTTATCAAAAACAACCTGATTATCTGATGCATCTTCTTCGTTTAAATACCATAAATAATCCTTAAACTTCATCTCAGATTTTTTGATACCAACAATATTATTTTTGTTTTTATCAATAGTATGATACAAGTTCATATTAAAATAATCATTCCCTTTTTCGCCACCTTTAAATTCTGAACGAACAAACAAAGTATCTTTTGATGTTACATTAATCAAATTGAAATCACGAATTTTATAATAAGGCGTTTTGATACTATCTAACTCAATAAAAGCATTATAAAGCGGATTTTTATTATCTATATTAATCCTGATATTATCAAACGTATTTTTTGCAGCAGTTATTTTTTGCGATTTAAACCTAAATTTAAATTCATTCAAATCAGCATCAATTTT
It contains:
- a CDS encoding translocation/assembly module TamB domain-containing protein; translation: MLALAITLSLPVVQTKIAKYVTDSLNNDFKTDITIDKVAINIFGGVKLKTVLIRDHHKKTLIYSDIISTDILSVKRLLDGDLIFGDLRLTGLVFNLKTYKGENENNINKFIRLFDSDKPSKTNKHFLLTAKNAYISKGTFSVIDENKKTPKLIDFKKLNAYISDFKLYGPDVNTTIHRFSFEDHRGLYVSNLAAKFSYTKKQIKLENLAIKTKRSSIYGKAILNYKVGDFLAFTDKVKFDVAVDSASIATNDIRYFYDGLGKDQHFKLKTKLKGTLNNLNLKRLKLTDTNGSRIIGNINFRNLLGTKEQKFSMDGKFDRLTSSYDNLVVLLPVVLGKKLPKELQRIGKFNIVGKAKVSTTELESDFKIATDLGNGQVNLHLNNMDFIDKASYSGNIILDNFDVGALLQRKDIGKTTLNLDVDGVGFTEKYLNTIIKGDIEKLDYNKYTYNNIVVNGNFKLPYYKGQISINDPNLTLTFDGLVDLSKRESKYDFHINVENADLKKLKFVNDSISHFQGDAVVEVTGNSIENLQGNIYIKDAVYQNPKSTYAFDDLTVNSSFDADKLRTITINSTDIVNGKIVGKFQFAQLDKLVMNSVGSLYTNYKPYKVKKGQFLRFNFHVYDKVVEMLYPEINVDSSTVVRGKIDADLNEFKFRFKSQKITAAKNTFDNIRINIDNKNPLYNAFIELDSIKTPYYKIRDFNLINVTSKDTLFVRSEFKGGEKGNDYFNMNLYHTIDKNKNNIVGIKKSEMKFKDYLWYLNEEDASDNQVVFDKNFKNFNIDNIVLSHEDQKIDLNGEIKGKDYKDIVLNFEDVDINKITPLTSKFVFNGNLNGKVNFKQNKDVYQPTASIVIDHLNLNKTELGTLNFDISGDESLRKFTINSSIQNGFSESFSANGSFAIENKETILDLKLKLEGFNLATLGTVGGDVLSNVRGSVSGNAAVVGNLKKPEINGRLYVEKAGMTIPYLNTDYELSDRTVIDLTDEKFLFRNNQLTDTKYGTKGLLNGSIEHHNFGDWKLDLTITTKRLLALDTKDSDDAAYFGTAFINGTASIKGPTESLFIKVDAKSEKGTEVKIPINNVQSVGESSWIHFVTPKEKYNLANGIVEKTRNYNGLELEFDFDITPDAEVEVILDRNSGHGMKGKGYGSLLFKINTLGKFNMWGDFQAYEGTYNFKYGGLIDKKFAVKKGGSIIWEGNPMKAQLNLEAVYRTSANPAVLLDNSSFNKKVPVEVVIGLRGDLTSPEPNFDIQFPSVSNVLKSEIQYKLDDKDVRQTQALYLLSTGSFMSPDGFNQSDLSGTFAETAASLLGGIIKSDNDKFNIDLNFISADKRIGQEADGQFVANISSQINEKISINGKLGVPVGGVNESAIVGDIEILYRVNEDGSMNLRLFNKENDINYVGQGIGYTQGVGISYEVDFDTFSELVNKIFKNHKLERSLKSSPDDLPDSYVNPDYLNFSSSKETDKNKKKSDKKDEEKPKPQQNNNNEGYIPDDNDF